A single Argentina anserina chromosome 7, drPotAnse1.1, whole genome shotgun sequence DNA region contains:
- the LOC126801885 gene encoding homeobox-leucine zipper protein HAT3, with translation MVDKNDGLGLSLGLGLGSRPNHFSSSSPLHLNLVQIPSEHHRGFGVIGFTGRNATALRRGIDVNLAPAAVGDSEEENGLSSPNSTVSSQSGKRSERGDENEAERTSWSAGGSDDEDGNGGGDTSRKKLRLTKEQSVLLEDMFKDHNTLNTRQKQELAQRLNLSARQVEVWFQNRRARTKLKQTEVDCEQLRKCCENLTEENRRLQKEVQELRALKLSPQLYMQMTPPTTLTMCPSCQCVGVSSSSASSASATAASSTVLETGPTGQPGLAVQRPVPISPWATLPIPQHRPVDSPAPTSRS, from the exons atgGTTGACAAAAATGATGGCTTGGGTTTGAGTCTGGGTCTCGGTTTGGGTTCCAGACCCAACCACttttcctcttcctcccctTTGCACTTGAATCTCGTGCAGATTCCCTCAGAACATCACCGAGGTTTTGGAGTCATTGGATTTACTG GTCGAAATGCGACGGCGTTGCGTCGAGGAATCGACGTGAACCTTGCGCCGGCGGCGGTGGGGGATTCCGAGGAGGAAAACGGCTTGTCGTCGCCGAACAGCACGGTGTCGAGCCAGAGCGGGAAGAGGAGCGAGAGAGGCGACGAGAACGAGGCGGAGAGGACGTCGTGGTCGGCCGGAGGCAGCGACGACGAGGACGGCAATGGCGGCGGCGACACGTCGAGGAAGAAGCTCCGGCTCACCAAGGAGCAGTCTGTGCTGCTTGAGGACATGTTCAAGGACCACAACACTCTCAACACG AGGCAAAAGCAGGAACTGGCACAGAGGTTGAACCTGAGCGCAAGACAAGTTGAGGTTTGGTTCCAGAACAGGAGGGCAAG GACTAAGTTGAAGCAAACAGAGGTGGACTGTGAGCAACTCAGGAAGTGCTGTGAGAATCTAACAGAAGAGAACAGGAGGTTGCAGAAAGAAGTGCAAGAGCTTAGGGCACTCAAGCTTTCTCCACAGCTCTATATGCAAATGACCCCTCCCACCACTCTCACCATGTGCCCTTCATGTCAATGTGTGGGCGTCTCATCCTCATCGGCCTCATCTGCTAGTGCTACTGCAGCTTCCTCCACAGTTCTGGAAACCGGTCCAACTGGCCAGCCAGGGCTAGCAGTCCAGCGGCCTGTTCCAATCAGCCCGTGGGCGACATTGCCAATCCCGCAACATCGACCAGTTGATTCGCCGGCGCCCACCTCTAGGTCGTGA